The Geminocystis sp. M7585_C2015_104 sequence ACAATCCAGCCGCTTCTGCCTTTATTGTAGACTTAGCACCAGTTTCCTTTCGTGGTGTCTATTTTGCCATTCATTCGGAATGTTGGGCAATTGGTTACTTAATCGGTCCTCCCTTAGGGGGTTGGATGTTAGACTTAGGTTATAATCATGTCCATGACTTTTGGCTTTTCCTCAGTCTAACCGCCATTCCCATCACCTTCATCCTATATATTCTCCACAGAAAGTGTAGCCATTCTGCCAACAGATAAATCCCCAACTATCTTGTTGATTTCTATTTCGAAAGCTACTTGAGCCCTGTTAGTTTTTCCTCCAAAATAAACAATATCATCCTGGTGAAAACCCCATATTTGTGAAAAGGATACATAACTCATCACCACACCTGCCATCAGAATTGCAAACCCGAGATAAACAATTGGCACTCCAGGATCCGACTTAATTTGTAGGCCTGTAGCCCCAATTATATCTACTATTTTGAGGGTGATACCATCTACCCGTGTAGGGGTATTTAAACGAGTTACTTGGAGTAAACTGCCATCCATTCCATAAAGAAATACTGTGCCCTGTAAGTCTCTAACAATGAGGGAAATTCCCTTACTCAAGTCTGGGGAGGTAGGAATCCAAGTGCCCCAAATTTTACCACCATTTTCTGTTGTCAATTCTGCCATAGGCAGTTGTAGAATGGGACTGTTGTTGAGCTGAAATTTTACCCCAGCAATAGTCCAACTGGTTTGATAAAATGTGATGCCATTATAGCGAAGTGGGTGGTTGACGTAGATAGTTTTTTCAGGCAAAACACTTCCATCTTTAGTGATAATAGAGAGTCGAGAGTAGAATTGGTCAACACTGCCATCAGGCCTATAGTCAATCCAAAACTTGTTTACTTTTACCTGGAAAGACTTGGCTTTGTCAAGATTGGCAAATCGGCCGACATAAAGTAAGTTATTGATAGTAAAAGTCTGGCCACTTGCAATTATTTCTTGTGCCAAAAAACCGGTGAATGCCCCCCACATTGCCCCCATTAGGATAATGATAATGCCCAGATGTACCACGATAGGGCCAATCCTACCTACTAGTCCTTTTTGGGCATAGATACAATGGTCATTTCTGTAAATCCTATAGCCATTTTGGCGGAGTACAGATTCCACTTCTCTCAAAGAAACGCCCCGTAGCTGAAAGGAAAATGCCAGTTTATTAAACTGTCGGGGGTTGTCATAATATTGCCACATTCTAGCAGCTTTTAATGCTGGTAATTGTCTTTTAAAAGTACAGGCAGTTAAACTTGTACCAAACAGAAACAAAAGGGTCAAATACCACCAGGTGGTATAGACATGATCCAATCCTAAAAATATCAACAATTTCCAGGTGAGAAAACCAAAAAGTGCCGGTTTTTCTGGGTAACTTTGCCGGTAGAAATCTAGGGGCTGATTTTGCTCAATTATAGTGCCAGTTATGCTAAAAACTGCTATCAACAACAACAACAATATTGCCAGACGCAAATCGGCAATTACAGTAACAAAACGGCGAGATAATAACCTAAAAATGGCCATAACCACAAAGTGCAAAAAACCAACTGTACGGGTTTATCATTATAAACCCCACGTAGGGACATATTGCCACAAGGTACAGACTCATAATTATAAACCCCTACTCCCCACATCCTACCCCCTAACCCCTATCCCTGCCAATGAGTGATGCTAAGTACTAATATAGAGAAGTATTGTTGAGAAATGTAAAGAAAAGTATGGCAGATCACCTAATCCGGGCAACAGCGGCGGATGGCGGCATTCGAGCTGTAGGAGTCATAACGACAAAAGCTGTACAAGAAGCTAAAGAAAGACACCAACTGTCCTATGTGGCCACAGCAGCTTTGGGAAGGGCAATGTCTTCAGGCTTATTGTTGGTGTCCAACATGAAAAAGGAGGGTTCTCGTGTTAACATAAAAATAAAAGGGAGTGGCCCCCTTGGGGGTTTACTGGTGGACGCCCGTTTAGATGGCACGGTGAGAGGCTATGTGGGCAACCCCAGGGTAGAACTGCCTCCCAATGAGGAGGGAAAGTTGGATGTTGGTGCGGCGGTAGGCAGACAGGGGTACTTGTATGTGGTTAGAGACATGGGCTACGGTTATCCTTATTCTAGCACGGTTCAATTGGTATCTGGGGAGATAGGGGAGGATATTGCTCATTATCTAGCCACCTCTGAACAAACGCCCTCTGCCCTGATGGTGGGGGTGTTTGCCGATAAGAAGGGGGTAACTGTTTCTGGTGGCCTTCTATTACAGATTCTACCAAAAGCCGCAGAAGAACCCCAACTAGCAGAAACTCTCGAATCCCGTATTAGCCAATTGGGTAGTTTTACCTCTTTGTTGCGACAAGGGAAAACCCTGACAGATATTTTTGAGGATTTACTGGGAGATTTAGGTTTATATATTTTCCCAGAAATCCAGATGGTGCGTTTCCATTGTAACTGTTCCCTTGAACGAGTTCTAGGGGCTTTAAAAATGTTGGGGATAGATGAGTTGGAGGATATGATTGTCAAAGATGGTGGCGCGGAGGCTACCTGTCAATTTTGTGGCAAAACCTATTGGGCTAATGTGGAGCATTTACACGGTTTGATAGAGGAGCTGAAGGCAGAAAACTACTAAAAATCACTGGGTCTTTTTCCCCAGTTTTTTGTATATTTCTGATGCTATATTTGGGGGAACAAGATGGTCAATGTCTCCCCCAAATCTGGCTATTTCTTTTACCACGCTACTACTGATAAAGCTCAACTCGGTATTGGTGGCTAAAAAAACGGTTTCTATTGAACTTTCAAGGGTTTTGTTGATATGGGCCATTTGTAATTCGTGCTCAAAATCCGACATTACCCTTAAGCCTCTCAGTAAAACTCTGGCTTTTCTTTTCCTAGCATACTCCACGGTTAAACCCTGGAAACTATCCACCTCCACATTGGGAATCTCCTTTGTACATTCTCTGATTTGATTTAACCTTTCCTCCACGGAAAAAAGGGGCTGTTTGTCGGGGTTTCTCAACACAGCCACGATGACCTTTTCAAAGAGGGTACTACTACGTTTAATTAAGTCCAAATGCCCCAAGGTAATGGGATCAAAACTGCCAGGATATATCGCAATCATGAGGTAAAATAGGGAGAGAGGAATGGCCCAAACAATAAGAGAGTGGGAAGAGAAAAATGGAAGTTTTTAGTTGTCCTTGATTTCTACTTGTTTATCTAGAAACTGCTTGTTATTCTTGGAAAGTTTTTCTAATTCGGGTAAAAATCGCTCACTGGCAAATTGAGGCAAAATCTCCTTAATAAATGCCTCGGCAGCCTTAGAGCGATAACGGTTGGAATTGACAATAACCGAGAGAATTCTCTTAATTTCTACATCTTGAATGTGGACACGACGAAGTATTCCCATTTTTAACTCTTTTTCGATGGCGGTGATGGAAACAAAGGCAGCACCTAAGCCGGATTGTACGGCATTTTTGATGGCCTCGATGGAATTTAACTCCATCCCCACTTTTAACTCATTGGTGTTGATTTGACAACGACTGAGGATTTGATCGATCACCTTTCTAATGGTAGACTGAGAGTCCAAGGTGATGTACTGCAGATTATACAAATCCTCCTTGGAGATGGTTTCCTTCTCTGCTAGGGGGTGATTAGGGGGTAAAATCAAGGCCAACTCGTCTTCTGCATAGGGAATTATCTGCAATACATCTTGGAGTTCGGAAGGCACTTCACCCCCAATAATGGCCAAGTCTACCTGCCCATTAGCCACCGCCCAAGAGGTGCGACGGGTGGAATGGACTTGTAGTTGTACTGAAACATAGGGATATTTCTGATGGAAAAGGCCAATCATGCGTGGGAGAAGATAGGTGCCGGTAGTCTGGGATGCACCCACTATGAGAGTGCCACCCTGGAGATTCTGTAAGTCTTCTAAGGCGCGACAAGTCTCCTGACACAGGGTGATGATTTTCTCACCATATGCCAAGAGAAGACTGCCGGCTTCGGTTAATTGGGCCTTCCTCCCTCCTCTGTCAAAAAGGGGCACAGCCAGTTGTTTTTCTAAATTTTGTATCTGTAGGCTAATGGCAGGTTGGGAAACAAATAGACTGTCAGCCGCCTTCTTGAAACTGCCTTCCTCGGCGATAGCCTTTAAAATCCTGAGTTGATCTAGAGAGAAAGGAATTTCTGACATGTGTTTATTCTTCAAGGGATAATAACACTACTGGGCTAACGGGTAAGAAGGATAATAGGGGTTTAAATTGCTAAAAGACTAGGCAGTCTTTAGTTTCAATGTGCAATCATAATATACAATGGGGACTTCAGATAAGAATTAATTATATATCTAATCTTTCAGTATGGCCCTTATGTTGGACTTTTTCCCACAAGAGTTGTTTTTTTTTAACCATAACCACCTTTTCTCCTTCCCACTGCCACAATGGTTAACTGTCAGTCATTTTATCATGCTTGCCCTGATTTTGACTTTTGCCCTTGTTCACAGTGGTTTAGCGGCATTGAGGATGTGGGGGGAGAGGATAATAGGCGCGAGACTGTATCGTCTGTTGTTTGCTGCCTTGAGTATTCCCATGGCGACAATTTTGATTATTTATTTTGTCAACCACCGTTATGATGGCTTACTGTTGTGGCAACTGCAGGGTATTAGGGGGATTAGGGAATTGGTTTGGATTCTTTCTGCCATTTCCTTTCTGTTTCTTTACCCTGCCACCTTTAATCTTCTGGAGATTGCTGCCGTTGCTAAACCTGAAGTTCATTTGTATGAAACTGGCATTATCAGAATTACCCGTCATCCGCAACTGTTTGGGCAGACAATTTGGTGTTTTGCCCACACTCTCTGGATTGGCACCACTTTTACCCTTTTTACTTCTCTTGCCCTAATAGCCTATCACCTCTTTGCTGTTTGGCATGGAGACTATCGCCTGACGAGACGTTACGGTGAGGCCTTTTTAAAAATTAAACACAACACTTCTGTAATACCCTTCCTGGCGGTATTGGATGGGAGACAAAAGCTAGAAATAAGAGAATTTCTCCGCCCTGCCTACTTGGGAGTCGTATTATTTGTCATACTATTCTGGCAACTTCATCCCTGGTTAATGACTGCCACTGGCAAGGTAGGTATTTGAGTCTTATTTTTACTATCTGGTGATATTTTCCTGTAAGCTATTTATCAATCCAGTTTTCTAGAAATATCACTTAAAAACTATTTTGTCAAAAAGCAATAATATGACTCCCGTTAATCAAAAGAATTTTAATCAACAGGTTTTACAGTCTTCCAAAATTGTTTTAGTAAATTTTTGGGCTCCTTGGTGTGGTTTATGTCTTATGCTAAACCCCATTTTGGCTCAAATAGAATCTCGCTGGCGAGAAGAATTAAAGGTTGTTAGCATAAATGCGGACGAAAATTTACAACTTGCCAACCGTCACCGTCTTAGGAATTTACCCACACTAATTTTATACAACCGTGGGGAGATAATTCATCGTTTCGAGGGCTTTCACAGTCGTGAAGATTTATACCAAACTGTCGACCAAATCGTTTCTAGTTTGGTTCTTGAATCCGCCTGACATATAGTCAAATCATCTCCCGGTTTTACATAACTTATCCTGGCAATATGCCGTTTTTTTTTTTGTAATTTACTTTCTAACATCAGAAATTGCCACTGCCCATAATTGCAACCTTTCTGGAGAAATATTTTTTTGCCAATACTAGTAATGTTGAGCTCTTTAAATGAGGACATTATTTAACTTTTCCACCAAGAGAAATAACTCCTCGTGAGAATAGCGGTGTTGTAAGCCTATTTGTTTGGTGATGGATTAATCCATCTGCAGGGATGAGGTGTTTAAAATGCCGACACAATCACACAACTTCGCTGCCTTATCTATTAGCGGTAAGAAGAATTATCACACCCTGTTGTTTTAGGATTAAAATTTACTGCCGAATTTCATAGCGAAAAGACAAATCCAGACTGTTGCTGGGTCCATCTAGAAATTGGAGAAAAGTTATGGATTAAGGCCATACCAATATATAATCTTTCCTGCATGCAGCCCCTGAGACGACCTGCCAGTTTATTCCTTAGTTACCACAGGAAAGTACTTCCAAACAGGGACGAATGTGTGCATTCAAATAATGCCAGATGTTGCTATCGTGTAAGGTATTTGTGTATAAAATTGTCCGGATTGCAGCCCCTAATAAATACTCAGTTTTCTTATGGATTTTACTGTGGTTAATTATCACCAATTCCGAGTCGTAATCCAAAAGCTTTTTCTAGCCGTTGTTGGCAGTTAGACCATATAATGTCTCTCCTCCATCCACCCTATTTTCCCCCTATTTTTTGTTCAGATTGACGACATCTAACATGATAGGGGCTGGCAGAAATAAAAATAATCCCCCGGTGCCTTGACATGACAGAACAATTGTAACAGGAGGGTGTAGGGGAATATCCTATGCCCTGCTGAGGAGTATAAGAGTGCAAAAGAAGCGGATGACCGGATTCGAACCGGCGACGTTCAGCTTGGGAAGCTGACATTCTACCACTGAATTACATCCGCATCCCGTTGCTAAGGGCGGGTTCAACCCTTCTCTCTGGTGGTATATGATAACAAATTTTCGCCAAAAAGACAATTCTCTTTTGCTTCTCTTTGTTGCCCCTCTCTAGGGCTTAGAAGATGTCTATTGCCGGGAAGAAGGTGTTAAAATCGGGTTTCAAAGCTGATACCATGCCGTGGAAAGAGAAAACCATGACTGAGTTTGGTAAGGAATTCTCCTTGTTGTTGAGGGCCTGTTATCCTCTGATTTATATTCCCAGTTATGAGGAGGAGAGGGTAGAAAAGGCCATTGCCGCTGTAGCACAGGAATTGGGTAACCGTCAGGTGTATACCTGGGATTTTGTAGATGGGTATCAGGATAATCCCAACAATGCCAATTTTGCCCGACGTAACCCCCTACAAGCATTGGAATTCGTGGAGAAGGTAAAGGGGGGAGGGGTTTTTATCCTAAGAGACTTCCACCGTTTTTTGGAGGATATCTCCATTTCTCGCAAGTTACGCAATCTTTCTCGCCTGCTTAAGTCCCAGCCTAAGAACATTGTAGTGATAGCCCCGGAAGTAAACATACCCACCGAGTTACAAGAAGCCTTCACAGTGGTAGAATTCGCCTTGCCCACACCAGAGGAAATCAAGGCGGAGATTATACGGCTAACAGCGGCTATTGGGCAGTCTGTCAATGAACAGTTTTTAGCAGAATTGGTGCGTTCGGCACAAGGGTTATCCATGGAAAGAATAAGGAGAGTCTTGACAAAGGCAATTGCCCAAAATGGGGAAATTCTGCCGGAGGATGTGGAATTAATCCTAGAGGAGAAGAAACAGTCTATCCGTCAGACTCAAATCCTCGACTACTATCATACCAAGGAACAAATCTCCGATATTGGGGGTTTGGATAATCTCAAGGAGTGGTTGTTACGAAGAGGAGGGGCATTTAGTGAAGCCGCACGCGCCTATGGGTTACCTTATCCTCGAGGCTTGTTACTGGTAGGCATCCAAGGCACTGGTAAATCCCTTACTGCCAAAGCCATTGCCCACCATTGGCATTTACCCCTTTTGCGACTAGACGTGGGGAGACTGTTTGGCGGCTTGGTGGGGGAATCAGAGTCTCGCACCCGTCAGATGATTCAAATTGCCGAAGCTTTGTCTCCCTGTGTGTTGTGGATAGACGAGATTGACAAAGGCTTTGCCGGTGTGGAAGGCAAAGGCGACTCCGGCACAGCTGCTAGGGTTTTTGGTACTTTTATAACATGGCTGGCAGAAAAACAAAGCCCAGTATTTGTTGTCGCCACTGCCAACAACGTGGAAAATCTTCCCCCCGAGATTCTAAGAAAAGGAAGATTTGACGAAATCTTCTTTGTCGGCTTACCCACCCAGGCAGAAAGGGAAGCTATTTTCACAGTCCATTTGAACCGACTACGCCCCCATAGTATCCATAACTATGATATAAAACGGCTGGCATATGAGACCCCTGAATTTTCCGGTGCAGAAATTGAACAAACTATTATCGAAGCCATGCATCTAGCCTTCAGTCAAAACCGCGACTTTACCACCGAAGATATATTAACGGCCGCCAGTGAAATTGTACCCCTTGCCCGCACCGCCAGACAACAAATCGAATCCCTCCAGAGATGGGCTGCCGAGGGTAAAGTGCGCCTTGCTTCCCGTCGCAGCACCTAATTGGAACTTACTGTAAACTTTTACTTTTCTCTCTTCCCCATTTTTCCAGAAAACTCCAGAAGAGTTTGAGTAGTTTCTTCACATAAAATTCACATAATGCCCCTGAAAAATTTACTGAAACTTTAAATTTAATACGTATTAACCCCGAAAGCCTAAACAAAAAAAAAACGTAAAATGGTAGAAACAAGCCTATTTTTTGCCCGGAGAGACAGGGAAAATGGGAGGTAGGGGCATAGCTATAAAAGAACTAAAAAATATGGGTTCTAATAATATACCTAAACGGCAGGAACAAGAAGAAGGTTTTACCATCGTAGAAATTGCAGCTACAGTGGTGATACTGGGGATAGCAATGGCTCTGGCGGCAACCATACCCAGGATAGTACTATTTGACCCTTTGAATGAGGCCTATTCCCAGACAAAGGCCATAATACGACAGGTGAGGGCACGGGCCATTCAGACCAACAAGGTGGCAACCCTACGACTGTTTGAGCCCCCAGGCCCTGACGACATGGAGGATCATTGGCGCTGGGTTATGGAAATAGACGAAGGGAGAAACTGTAGAGAGGCAACGGCTCTAACCGGTACCTTTCTGACTCAAAATGTGACCGCAAGCTGGACAAGACTGCCAGTCGAGTCCACACAGGGTTTTATGCCAGGGGATAGGATAGTAATAGGCTGGAGCGATCCTGACCCTAGTAACCCCCCACCCCAAAGTAACTTGAATGAAGTGATAGGTATATCCACCACTGCCAATGAACTTATCCTAGGGAGGCCTGTGGGAAGACTGTGGGAGAATGGTACTCTGGTGCAAAGGTGGAATTTTGACCCGGGCTTGCAAAGATGGGAAACCCTTTTGCCCAAGGGGTTGGACGTTAAAATATTTAACCACAATTACAGCTTTTCTAGTTATTGGTGGCAATTTTGTGCTGACCCCCGGGGAATACTCTACATATACCACTCCGGGCCGGGACAGCCCAATTTTGAGGCGGCCAACAATACAGTGATAATACGTCTAACGAATAAGGCTGGAGAAAGAAGGGAAATTAGAGTTTTGAGGGGAGGAGTAATGGAGTAGAGGAAAGTTAAAAGCCATGAAGATACAGATACTAAAGAGAGAAAAACTTTGGTGGTGGCTGCCACTACAACAAGGTGGGGAAAAGGGGGCAACCTTGTTAGAGGTGGTGGTGGCTATTTTGGTGATCGGCTTGGCACTGATGC is a genomic window containing:
- the hslO gene encoding Hsp33 family molecular chaperone HslO encodes the protein MADHLIRATAADGGIRAVGVITTKAVQEAKERHQLSYVATAALGRAMSSGLLLVSNMKKEGSRVNIKIKGSGPLGGLLVDARLDGTVRGYVGNPRVELPPNEEGKLDVGAAVGRQGYLYVVRDMGYGYPYSSTVQLVSGEIGEDIAHYLATSEQTPSALMVGVFADKKGVTVSGGLLLQILPKAAEEPQLAETLESRISQLGSFTSLLRQGKTLTDIFEDLLGDLGLYIFPEIQMVRFHCNCSLERVLGALKMLGIDELEDMIVKDGGAEATCQFCGKTYWANVEHLHGLIEELKAENY
- the coaD gene encoding pantetheine-phosphate adenylyltransferase, translating into MIAIYPGSFDPITLGHLDLIKRSSTLFEKVIVAVLRNPDKQPLFSVEERLNQIRECTKEIPNVEVDSFQGLTVEYARKRKARVLLRGLRVMSDFEHELQMAHINKTLESSIETVFLATNTELSFISSSVVKEIARFGGDIDHLVPPNIASEIYKKLGKKTQ
- a CDS encoding thioredoxin family protein, producing MTPVNQKNFNQQVLQSSKIVLVNFWAPWCGLCLMLNPILAQIESRWREELKVVSINADENLQLANRHRLRNLPTLILYNRGEIIHRFEGFHSREDLYQTVDQIVSSLVLESA
- a CDS encoding AAA family ATPase, whose translation is MTEFGKEFSLLLRACYPLIYIPSYEEERVEKAIAAVAQELGNRQVYTWDFVDGYQDNPNNANFARRNPLQALEFVEKVKGGGVFILRDFHRFLEDISISRKLRNLSRLLKSQPKNIVVIAPEVNIPTELQEAFTVVEFALPTPEEIKAEIIRLTAAIGQSVNEQFLAELVRSAQGLSMERIRRVLTKAIAQNGEILPEDVELILEEKKQSIRQTQILDYYHTKEQISDIGGLDNLKEWLLRRGGAFSEAARAYGLPYPRGLLLVGIQGTGKSLTAKAIAHHWHLPLLRLDVGRLFGGLVGESESRTRQMIQIAEALSPCVLWIDEIDKGFAGVEGKGDSGTAARVFGTFITWLAEKQSPVFVVATANNVENLPPEILRKGRFDEIFFVGLPTQAEREAIFTVHLNRLRPHSIHNYDIKRLAYETPEFSGAEIEQTIIEAMHLAFSQNRDFTTEDILTAASEIVPLARTARQQIESLQRWAAEGKVRLASRRST
- a CDS encoding cytochrome c biogenesis protein — encoded protein: MAIFRLLSRRFVTVIADLRLAILLLLLIAVFSITGTIIEQNQPLDFYRQSYPEKPALFGFLTWKLLIFLGLDHVYTTWWYLTLLFLFGTSLTACTFKRQLPALKAARMWQYYDNPRQFNKLAFSFQLRGVSLREVESVLRQNGYRIYRNDHCIYAQKGLVGRIGPIVVHLGIIIILMGAMWGAFTGFLAQEIIASGQTFTINNLLYVGRFANLDKAKSFQVKVNKFWIDYRPDGSVDQFYSRLSIITKDGSVLPEKTIYVNHPLRYNGITFYQTSWTIAGVKFQLNNSPILQLPMAELTTENGGKIWGTWIPTSPDLSKGISLIVRDLQGTVFLYGMDGSLLQVTRLNTPTRVDGITLKIVDIIGATGLQIKSDPGVPIVYLGFAILMAGVVMSYVSFSQIWGFHQDDIVYFGGKTNRAQVAFEIEINKIVGDLSVGRMATLSVENI
- a CDS encoding LysR family transcriptional regulator, whose amino-acid sequence is MSEIPFSLDQLRILKAIAEEGSFKKAADSLFVSQPAISLQIQNLEKQLAVPLFDRGGRKAQLTEAGSLLLAYGEKIITLCQETCRALEDLQNLQGGTLIVGASQTTGTYLLPRMIGLFHQKYPYVSVQLQVHSTRRTSWAVANGQVDLAIIGGEVPSELQDVLQIIPYAEDELALILPPNHPLAEKETISKEDLYNLQYITLDSQSTIRKVIDQILSRCQINTNELKVGMELNSIEAIKNAVQSGLGAAFVSITAIEKELKMGILRRVHIQDVEIKRILSVIVNSNRYRSKAAEAFIKEILPQFASERFLPELEKLSKNNKQFLDKQVEIKDN